A section of the Zygosaccharomyces rouxii strain CBS732 chromosome B complete sequence genome encodes:
- the IMP21 gene encoding Imp21p (similar to uniprot|P32351 Saccharomyces cerevisiae YIL154C IMP2' Transcriptional activator involved in maintenance of ion homeostasis and protection against DNA damage caused by bleomycin and other oxidants contains a C-terminal leucine-rich repeat) has protein sequence MSNQKSILLTVPDGTRTVLLDEPHRRHSLAEPGGVQFDSEQLERGRSRVKAARGIKSNSGSRSRSRNPSHVRNGEFLKWTVLKRDPSMRLHKKPHGNGIGNNADDEEEEEEDEDQEDEDLVSDEEQVSDVENDLEIDEQMHYDMGTRVLPNYAASINEVLASTKSWISTYESQETTQDVSFTKLPGGYSRCCQLLSRGKGATTRRSFVLCTDLTTESHYALAYVIGALLNNGDTLYIVHWDGKQPGSSKETLEQSVKSLRQHVLHKLDCASASLQDLDVVLLSLSHPYPKHLLSEMIYALQPIALCCSLSLVLTTLQNFVCSVPTLVIRKKLKRSKRKGISD, from the coding sequence ATGAGCAACCAAAAGAGTATATTGTTGACGGTACCAGATGGTACGCGAACAGTTTTACTAGATGAACCTCATAGAAGACATTCGTTAGCGGAACCAGGTGGTGTGCAATTCGATTCTGAACAATTAGAAAGGGGTAGGTCAAGGGTTAAAGCCGCTCGAGGAATTAAATCAAATAGTGGTTCAAGGTCCCGTAGTAGAAATCCAAGTCATGTAAGGAATGGAGAGTTTCTCAAATGGACAGtgttgaaaagagatcCTTCAATGAGATTACACAAGAAACCGCACGGTAACGGTATAGGCAACAATGctgatgacgaagaagaagaagaagaagatgaagaccaagaagatgaggattTAGtatctgatgaagaacaagtTAGTGATGTGGAGAACgatcttgaaattgatgagcAGATGCATTACGATATGGGGACAAGAGTATTACCCAATTATGCGGCGTCCATAAATGAAGTACTCGCCTCAACCAAGTCATGGATCTCCACTTATGAATCCCAAGAGACAACCCAAGACGTCAGCTTTACCAAATTACCGGGTGGCTATTCCAGGTGTTGCCAGCTTCTGTCACGTGGCAAGGGCGCTACTACTCGTCGGAGTTTTGTCCTCTGTACAGATCTGACAACAGAATCTCACTATGCACTTGCATACGTAATTGGTGCCCTACTGAACAATGGTGATACGCTTTATATCGTTCACTGGGATGGCAAACAGCCCGGTAGTAGTAAGGAAACTCTTGAACAAAGCGTCAAGTCTCTAAGACAACATGTTTTACACAAACTAGACTGTGCAAGTGCAAGTTTACAAGATTTGGACGTTGTATTGCTATCATTGTCGCATCCATACCCTAAACATTTATTAAGTGAGATGATCTACGCATTACAGCCCATTGCTCTATGTTGTTCATTGTCATTGGTACTAACAACGCTACAGAATTTTGTTTGTTCAGTACCAACTTTAGTGATcagaaagaaattgaagagatcAAAAAGAAAGGGTATCAGCGACTAG
- the PCK1 gene encoding phosphoenolpyruvate carboxykinase PCK1 (highly similar to uniprot|P10963 Saccharomyces cerevisiae YKR097W PCK1 Phosphoenolpyruvate carboxykinase key enzyme in gluconeogenesis catalyzes early reaction in carbohydrate biosynthesis glucose represses transcription and accelerates mRNA degradation regulated by Mcm1p and Cat8p located in the cytosol) has protein sequence MSPSKVPVPITDTAEVEEQIRKELALGSEVVTIRHNAPAATLYEDGLKEKKTAVVSSGALAAYSGSKTGRSPKDKRIIEEETSKNEVWWGPVNKPASEKTWSINRERAADYLRTRDHLYIIDAYAGWDPRYRIKVRVICARAYHALFMTNMLIRPSPEELANFGEPDFTVWNAGQFPANRNTEGMTSKTTVEINFKAMEMIILGTEYAGEMKKGIFTVMFYLMPVHHNVLTLHSSANQGIERGDVTLFFGLSGTGKTTLSADPHRALIGDDEHCWSDHGVFNIEGGCYAKCIDLTAEKEPEIYNAIKFGSVLENVVFDASNREVDYTDNSITENTRCAYPIDYIPSAKIPCLADKHPSNIVLLTCDASGVLPPVSKLTPEQVMYHFISGYTSKMAGTEQGVTEPETTFSSCFGQPFLALHPMRYATMLAKKMHQHNANAWLVNTGWTGSSYTAGGKRCPLKYTRAILDSIHDGSLSKADYETLPIFNLHTPAKVNGVPDSLLNPAKSWVEGPTKYNSAVKTLATKFTENFKIYQDQATPDVLAAGPQF, from the coding sequence ATGTCGCCCTCCAAAGTTCCAGTCCCCATTACCGATACTGCAGAAGTTGAAGAACAAATCAGAAAAGAGCTGGCCCTAGGTAGTGAAGTTGTTACCATTAGACATAATGCTCCCGCAGCTACCTTATACGAGGATGggttgaaagaaaagaaaacagCTGTGGTTTCATCCGGTGCCTTAGCCGCCTACTCAGGTAGTAAGACTGGTAGATCTCCAAAGGACAAGCGTATCATCGAGGAAGAAACTTCCAAAAATGAAGTCTGGTGGGGCCCTGTTAACAAACCTGCTTCCGAAAAGACCTGGTCTATCAACCGTGAACGTGCCGCTGATTACCTGCGTACAAGGGACCATTTGTACATTATAGATGCCTACGCAGGCTGGGATCCTCGTTACCGTATTAAAGTTCGTGTCATTTGTGCGAGAGCTTACCATGCATTATTTATGACTAACATGCTAATTAGACCTTCACCTGAGGAATTAgcaaattttggtgaacCAGATTTTACAGTTTGGAATGCCGGTCAATTCCCTGCTAATCGTAACACTGAGGGTATGACTTCAAAGACAACAGTcgaaattaatttcaagGCAATGgaaatgataattttggGTACCGAGTATGCCGGTGAAATGAAGAAAGGTATCTTTACTGTTATGTTTTATTTGATGCCAGTGCACCACAATGTGCTTACATTACACTCTTCTGCCAATCAAGGTATTGAAAGAGGTGATGTTACATTGTTCTTCGGCCTTTCAGGTACTGGTAAGACTACATTATCTGCTGACCCTCACAGGGCACTtattggtgatgatgaacatTGCTGGTCCGATCATGGTGTTTTTAACATTGAAGGCGGTTGTTACGCGAAGTGTATCGACTTAACCGCTGAAAAGGAGCCAGAAATCTATAACGCTATTAAATTCGGTTCTGTTCTTGAAAATGTGGTCTTTGATGCATCGAATCGTGAAGTAGATTACACAGACAATTCTATCACGGAAAATACTAGATGTGCTTATCCAATTGATTACATCCCATCTGCGAAGATCCCATGTTTGGCAGATAAACATCCCAGTAACATTGTTCTCTTAACTTGTGACGCATCTGGTGTGCTACCACCAGTTTCTAAACTGACTCCAGAACAAGTCATGTACCATTTTATCTCTGGTTACACCTCCAAGATGGCCGGTACTGAACAAGGTGTTACGGAACCAGAAACTACATTCTCATCTTGTTTCGGACAACCATTTTTAGCACTGCATCCAATGAGGTATGCCACTATGTTGGCCAAGAAGATGCATCAGCATAATGCCAATGCTTGGTTGGTAAACACCGGGTGGACCGGATCCTCCTACACTGCTGGCGGCAAGCGTTGTCCTTTGAAATACACAAGAGCAATTTTGGATTCAATTCATGACGGTTCTTTGTCTAAGGCTGATTATGAAACGTTGCCAATCTTTAACCTGCATACCCCAGCTAAGGTAAATGGTGTGCCAGATTCCCTTTTGAATCCTGCTAAATCTTGGGTTGAAGGTCCTACCAAATACAATAGCGCCGTCAAGACTCTAGCGACTAAATTTactgaaaatttcaagatttacCAAGATCAAGCGACTCCAGATGTTCTTGCAGCTGGTCCTCAATTCTAA
- the GUT2 gene encoding glycerol-3-phosphate dehydrogenase (highly similar to gnl|GLV|KLLA0A00418g Kluyveromyces lactis KLLA0A00418g and similar to YIL155C uniprot|P32191 Saccharomyces cerevisiae YIL155C GUT2 Mitochondrial glycerol-3-phosphate dehydrogenase expression is repressed by both glucose and cAMP and derepressed by non-fermentable carbon sources in a Snf1p Rsf1p Hap2/3/4/5 complex dependent manner): MFARGGKLFPKALALTGTVGGALAVHQYMDSRRQSSALSNEVPVVSPIDPRPSVNLPSREDLLSNLQKTDKFDVLIIGGGASGAGSALDAATRGLNVACVEANDFASGTSSKSTKMAHGGVRYLEKAVFELSRAQLDLVIEALNERGHMLETAPHLCKILPIMIPVYSYWQVPYFFAGCKLYDWFAGKQNLRSSYLLSKTYASELAPMLDESKLKAGLVYHDGSFNDSRMNSTLAISAIEHGATVLNYVKVTQLLKDSSTNKVEGAIVEDQETGKQYQVKAKVTVNATGPYSDLILQMDKNKNGLPDPQPPQPANVSIATEVAVNKPNMVVPSAGVHIILPSYYCPKTVGLLDVKTADGRVMFFLPWQGKVLAGTTDIPMKTVPQNPTATEADIQDILRELQHYIKFPVRREDVLSAWAGIRPLVMDPRKRKDTGGSTEGLVRNHLIFTSETGLITLAGGKWTTYREMAEQTIDEVVKEGGFSVKPCITRKIKLAGGENWTPNLSALLAQHYKLSQAMSQHLSNNYGTRAPIICELFKEDERNQLPVAFGGRENVTVLHHVNFDSFRYPFTIGEFLYSIRHEYSRKATDFLMRRTRYAFLDAANALTAVEGTVKVMGDELNWDSARRQREIEECTEFIKTFGV, encoded by the coding sequence ATGTTTGCACGAGGAGGTAAGTTATTCCCTAAGGCACTTGCCCTGACGGGTACAGTCGGAGGTGCCTTGGCAGTTCACCAATATATGGATTCCAGGAGACAAAGCTCAGCATTGAGTAATGAAGTCCCAGTCGTATCTCCTATCGACCCCAGGCCATCTGTTAATCTGCCAAGTAGAGAGGAtcttttatcaaatttacaaaaaacCGATAAATTTGACGTTTTAATTATCGGCGGTGGTGCTTCAGGTGCTGGTTCAGCATTAGACGCTGCTACAAGAGGTCTTAATGTCGCATGCGTAGAAGCTAACGATTTTGCGTCTGGtacttcttccaaatccaCAAAAATGGCTCATGGTGGTGTTCGTTATCTGGAAAAAGCTGTTTTCGAATTATCAAGGGCTCAATTGGATCTGGTTATCGAAGCTCTTAACGAACGTGGTCACATGCTGGAGACTGCACCTCATTTGTGCAAAATCTTACCTATTATGATTCCTGTTTATTCTTATTGGCAAGTTCCCTATTTCTTTGCTGGTTGTAAATTATATGATTGGTTTGCTGGTAAACAAAACTTAAGATCTTCTTACCTTTTGTCCAAGACTTATGCATCTGAATTGGCTCCAATGTTGGATGAAAGTAAATTGAAAGCTGGTCTTGTTTATCACGATGGTTCCTTTAATGATTCACGTATGAATTCTACTTTAGCTATTTCAGCTATTGAACATGGGGCTACTGTATTAAATTATGTCAAAGTTACTCAATTACTAAAGGATTCTTCTACCAATAAAGTCGAAGGTGCTATCGTAGAGGATCAAGAAACTGGGAAACAATATCAAGTTAAAGCTAAGGTTACCGTAAATGCCACTGGTCCTTATTCTGATTTAATTTTACAAATGGATAAGAATAAGAACGGTCTGCCTGATCCTCAACCACCTCAACCTGCTAATGTTTCTATTGCTACTGAAGTTGCAGTTAATAAACCAAATATGGTTGTCCCCAGTGCAGGTGTTCACATTATTCTACCTTCGTACTATTGTCCCAAAACTGTTGGGTTGTTAGATGTTAAAACTGCCGATGGTAGAGTTATGTTTTTCTTACCATGGCAAGGTAAAGTTTTAGCAGGTACTACTGATATTCCAATGAAAACTGTCCCACAAAATCCAACTGCAACTGAAGCCGATATCCAAGATATCTTGCGTGAATTACAACACTATATCAAATTCCCTGTCAGAAGAGAAGATGTTCTATCTGCATGGGCTGGTATTAGACCATTAGTTATGGATccaagaaagagaaaagacACTGGTGGTAGCACTGAAGGTTTGGTTAGAAATCATCTGATTTTTACTAGTGAAACTGGTTTAATTACGTTAGCAGGTGGTAAATGGACCACTTACAGAGAAATGGCTGAACAAACTATCGATGAGGTTGTTAAAGAAGGTGGATTTAGTGTTAAACCATGCATTAcaaggaaaataaaattagCCGGTGGTGAAAATTGGACTCCAAATTTAAGTGCCCTGTTGGCCCAGCACTATAAATTATCACAAGCCATGTCTCAACATTTATCTAACAATTACGGTACAAGAGCTCCAATAATTTGCGAATTgtttaaagaagatgaaagaaaCCAATTACCTGTAGCATTTGGTGGCAGAGAAAATGTTACCGTTTTACACCACGTTAACTTCGATTCTTTCCGTTATCCATTCACTATCGGTGAATTTCTCTACTCGATCCGTCATGAATATTCTAGAAAAGCTACTGATTTCTTAATGAGAAGAACTAGATACGCCTTTTTAGATGCAGCTAACGCATTGACTGCTGTCGAAGGTACCGTTAAGGTTATGGGTGATGAATTAAACTGGGATTCAGCAAGAAGACAGCGTGAAATCGAGGAATGCActgaattcatcaaaactTTTGGTGTGTAA
- the RRD1 gene encoding peptidylprolyl isomerase RRD1 (similar to uniprot|P40454 Saccharomyces cerevisiae YIL153W RRD1 Resistant to Rapamycin Deletion) codes for MRMLTNENTQFNTPVKRIFDSQCTLEFQASVAIVRLKYFIQKYAKIINRVNIPQGPSRISVVNEFVGVLNHMSLLVDQTPPLEGPRRYGNLACRDWHAKIDEQMPSLWRKVLPDRFHHCIVELVHYLGNSFGSATRLDYGTGHELSFLAVVGAIDMLGLFTDEFQGEDFLLIMNAYYAVVRKLILTYTLEPAGSHGVWGLDDHFHLAYVFGSAQWANYKEAPLRPRDILNHHLVQEYAHLNLYCQTIGFIYQVKRGPFREHSSMLYDLATTVHTWAKLESGLMKMYAVEVLNKFPVVQHFWFGTGFYPWVDNQTGKQLLIYDPADADRRNTSSTGGKYAAFVSSINSPVPHFPAPSTTAASEARAPPARTRMGPPTARTTNSTAHHDLTKR; via the coding sequence ATGAGAATGTTGACCAACGAAAATACTCAGTTCAACACACCTGTTAAACGTATATTTGATAGTCAATGCACGCTTGAGTTCCAAGCATCAGTTGCTATCGTACgtttgaaatatttcatACAAAAGTATGCCAAGATAATCAATAGAGTCAATATCCCACAGGGACCATCACGTATATCAGTCGTGAATGAATTTGTTGGCGTTTTAAACCACATGTCTTTATTGGTTGACCAAACGCCTCCCTTGGAAGGTCCTCGCAGGTACGGTAACTTGGCCTGTAGAGATTGGCACGCTAAAATTGATGAGCAAATGCCATCGCTTTGGCGTAAAGTTTTACCAGATAGATTTCATCACTGTATAGTGGAACTAGTTCACTATTTGGGTAATAGCTTTGGGTCTGCCACTAGGTTGGACTACGGTACTGGACACGAATTGTCTTTTTTAGCGGTGGTTGGTGCAATTGATATGTTGGGGCTCTTTACAGATGAATTTCAAGGTGAAGATTTTCTATTGATCATGAATGCCTATTATGCAGTAGTTCGCAAATTGATCCTTACCTACACTTTGGAACCAGCGGGTTCTCACGGAGTTTGGGGGTTAGACGATCACTTCCATTTAGCATACGTTTTTGGTAGTGCTCAATGGGCAAACTACAAAGAAGCACCTTTAAGACCAAGagatattttgaatcatCATTTGGTGCAGGAATATGCTCATTTAAATCTCTACTGTCAAACTATTGGTTTTATCTATCAAGTGAAAAGAGGTCCATTTCGTGAACATTCATCAATGCTTTATGATCTGGCCACAACTGTTCATACATGGGCAAAACTGGAATCTggtttgatgaaaatgtaTGCTGTAGAAGTTTTGAACAAGTTTCCAGTTGTGCAACACTTTTGGTTTGGTACTGGATTTTATCCCTGGGTAGATAATCAAACAGGTAAACAATTACTCATATATGATCCTGCAGACGCTGACAGACGCAATACATCATCAACGGGTGGTAAGTATGCTGCGTTTGTATCCTCTATTAATTCCCCTGTGCCCCATTTTCCTGCACCTTCTACTACTGCAGCATCGGAGGCTAGAGCGCCACCTGCAAGAACTCGTATGGGACCCCCAACTGCAAGAACAACGAATTCAACCGCACATCATGACCTAACGAAAAGATAA
- the UBP7 gene encoding ubiquitin-specific protease UBP7 (similar to uniprot|P40453 Saccharomyces cerevisiae YIL156W UBP7 Ubiquitin-specific protease that cleaves ubiquitin-protein fusions): protein MSANTTWFTPEYSSELLRLVEDIYEDDIKPHYAVLKLEDLDDLMDHTRYLYESFSDEMKNRNKQDALTAYIIGCYFLYLIIPQSTQFQARNKTFQVHNALKKLYENQVNMTNVLLMVKDEVDSVLDRDFRKLKDVERKRAFSSPDNGLDSEISRLTLAGNGSTLPKMHKKWDFIRSDSNFHSHDTGNVPLWKAPNLEPNDQLKLALDSAVPSSLSVDTVGKEAPELSLSPLGYPKHKSKSELTVEEKEHPQQDHRHHHGVQQETHQLGKDDDEQHFWDAKVDRAVAHRKDSYHSVYMDDGDHDFGENKGATFPESEVQAMKRLQKQSIITSPELFSILSNKKERNRLLLIDLRLQSRYKFNYILAPNMVFIDPRMLWDVNTKTPVTDISVLDERLKNSIFNKRGSFDFIVYYTDMKTYMEMDFDYLFVFYNLVVASQEVSLRSLPSYLLGGYEKWKAVLKKYLTQFGIRVDDYLYRPYSSNKEGKEKSANAKHIEPVPWKPPALPERMRNLPPPPPPATLPITKEMPPPVPPKIQLEQQEDKNHTRPRSRTVSSPAEVPKNVVAPEQLSQLDSYPMRQRQFSVPTIERSNNKYVALSITGLRNLGATCYINSMLQCLFATNMFRDLFEPSNYERFFNPELEDTGKLSKSFSVLIRKMYMNGGCSVVPTSFLKICNFLRPDFNIPDDQQDAQEFLMLTIDRLHDELSNQTEVLNAHPELLLYDAETSKVQKEEYKQWFENSLINTKFSPIDKIFQGQLENGLHCKKCGYSSYSYSTFYILSLAIPKPSSSFLSSSKGNWVNLEDCINMFTSDEVMSRENAWDCPKCGVTVQKEKSESNQRHNKQSSSSGSTASPEPRKAKKKDEEGSSLKSKTKFLLFPRKRKSSSSKSLSPFNLLNSSSSSSNTNNNSSSNSGSKKNSFSIRATNFVTLPPVLVIHLSRFYYDLTKKNETVITYPLILNIVLKNNETLKYRLYAVVNHNGNLISGHYTSLVNKNRDHDLENNRQQWYYFDDEVVKHETSHGNLSQGVNKVSSKDVYVLFYERID, encoded by the coding sequence ATGTCTGCCAATACTACTTGGTTCACGCCCGAGTACTCCAGTGAACTGTTGAGACTGGTGGAAGACATctatgaagatgatataAAACCACACTACGCAGTCctaaaattggaagatctAGACGATCTTATGGACCATACAAGGTATCTGTATGAATCGTTTTCGGATGAGATGAAGAACAGAAATAAGCAAGATGCATTGACTGCTTATATTATTGGTTGCTActttttgtatttgataATTCCACAATCAACCCAATTTCAGGCAAGAAATAAGACTTTCCAGGTTCAcaatgcattgaaaaaacttTACGAAAATCAAGTTAACATGACAAACGTGTTGCTCATGGTCAAGGACGAAGTAGATTCTGTCCTTGATAGAGATtttagaaaattgaaagacGTGGAAAGGAAAAGGGCATTCTCATCACCCGATAATGGATTGGATTCGGAGATTTCTCGTTTAACGTTAGCTGGAAATGGATCCACTTTGCCGAAAATGCATAAGAAATGGGACTTTATTCGGAGTGATAGTAACTTCCATTCTCATGATACAGGGAACGTACCACTTTGGAAGGCCCCCAATTTAGAACCcaatgatcaattgaaactAGCATTAGATTCTGCCGTCCCGTCCTCATTATCTGTGGACACCGTGGGTAAGGAGGCACCAGAATTGTCTCTTTCACCTTTAGGATACCCTAAGCATAAGTCGAAGTCGGAGTTGAccgttgaagaaaaagaacatCCACAGCAGGACCACCGTCATCATCACGGCGTGCAGCAAGAAACACATCAGCTAGgaaaagatgatgatgagcAACATTTTTGGGATGCTAAAGTAGATAGAGCCGTGGCCCATAGGAAGGATTCGTATCATAGTGTTTACATGGATGATGGTGACCAtgattttggtgaaaacaAAGGGGCCACTTTCCCTGAGAGTGAAGTCCAAGCTATGAAAAGATTACAGAAGCAGAGTATTATTACTTCACCGGAATTATTCTCCATCCTATCAAACAAGAAGGAACGTAACAGATTGTTGCTGATCGATTTGAGATTGCAATCAAGGTATAAATTCAACTATATTTTAGCTCCTAATATGGTTTTCATAGATCCCAGGATGTTATGGGACGTTAACACTAAGACTCCAGTAACTGATATTTCAGTGTTGGACgaaagattaaagaattcGATTTTCAATAAGAGAGGTTCGTTTGATTTTATCGTTTACTATACCGATATGAAAACTTATATGGAGATGGATTTTGATTACCTGTTTGTGTTTTACAACTTAGTGGTGGCATCTCAAGAAGTATCTCTCAGATCTTTACCATCTTATCTGTTAGGTGGATATGAAAAGTGGAAAGCagtattgaagaaatatcTAACTCAATTTGGGATAAGAGTTGATGACTATTTGTACAGACCTTATTCTAGTAATAAGGAGGGTAAGGAAAAATCTGCTAATGCTAAACATATTGAGCCAGTCCCGTGGAAGCCACCAGCTTTGCCTGAGAGAATGAGAAACTTGcctccaccaccacctccaGCGACCTTACCCATTACCAAAGAAATGCCACCGCCTGTTCCTCCCAAGATTCAATTAGAACAACAGGAAGATAAAAACCATACTAGGCCTAGAAGTCGTACTGTAAGTTCACCCGCAGAAGTGCCAAAAAATGTAGTTGCGCCTGAACAGCTAAGTCAGTTGGATTCTTATCCAATGCGTCAAAGACAATTCAGTGTACCTACTATTGAACGTAGCAATAACAAATATGTGGCACTTTCCATTACTGGTCTTCGTAACTTGGGGGCTACCTGTTACATTAATAGTATGTTACAATGTCTGTTTGCTACCAATATGTTTCGAGACCTTTTTGAACCATCCAATTAtgaaagatttttcaatcctgAATTAGAAGATACTGGgaaattatcaaaatcgTTTAGCGTCTTAATCCGTAAAATGTACATGAATGGTGGTTGTTCCGTGGTACCTACAAGTTTTCTCAAGATCTGTAATTTTTTGAGACCCGATTTTAACATACCGGATGATCAGCAAGATGCTCAAGAGTTTTTGATGCTAACAATTGATCGTCTTCATGATGAATTATCAAATCAAACTGAAGTATTGAATGCACATCCTGAGTTACTTCTTTACGATGCTGAGACTTCGAAAGTACAAAAGGAAGAATATAAACAGTGGTTTGAGAATAGTTTGATCAACACTAAGTTTTCCCCgattgataaaattttccaaggtCAATTAGAGAATGGATTACATTGTAAAAAATGTGGTTATTCATCATATTCCTATTCCACTTTTTACATTCTTTCATTAGCAATCCCTAAACCTTCGTCCAGTTTTCTATCTTCCAGTAAAGGTAATTGGGTAAATTTAGAGGATTGTATTAATATGTTTACTAGTGATGAAGTGATGTCACGAGAAAATGCATGGGATTGTCCCAAATGTGGTGTAACTGtccaaaaggaaaaatcaGAATCTAATCAGCGTCATAATAAACAAAGCAGTTCTTCTGGCTCAACAGCTTCTCCAGAGCCAAGGAAAGCTAAAaagaaggatgaagaaggaagtAGTTTAAAGAGTAAGACCAAATTTTTGCTATTTCCTAGAAAGCGTAAATCATCCAGTTCAAAGTCCCTTTCTCCATTTAATCTATTAAACTCAAGCTCTAGTAGTAGCAACACGAATAATAATAGCAGTAGTAATAGCGGatcaaaaaagaattctttTTCCATTAGAGCTACGAATTTTGTTACATTACCACCGGTATTAGTGATTCATCTATCAAGATTTTATTACGATttgacaaagaaaaatgaaacCGTAATCACATATCCATTAATTTTGAACATTgtattgaaaaataatgaaactCTCAAATATAGACTTTATGCTGTGGTAAATCATAATGGTAATTTGATAAGTGGACATTATACTTCATTGGTAAACAAGAATCGTGATcatgatttagaaaataaTCGTCAACAATGGTACtattttgatgatgaagtgGTTAAACATGAAACTAGCCATGGTAATTTATCTCAAGGTGTTAACAAAGTCTCTAGTAAGGATGTCTACGTTTTGTTTTAcgaaagaattgattag